From Pseudovibrio sp. Tun.PSC04-5.I4, a single genomic window includes:
- a CDS encoding MbtH family NRPS accessory protein, with protein MSEIESTEAYVVVVNEEEQWSIWPLHKKVPEGWKLGDKKGNKEECLEFIKSVWIDMRPLSLRKKMDGYKDKVAIAELSEQ; from the coding sequence ATGTCTGAAATTGAATCAACTGAAGCCTATGTTGTTGTCGTTAATGAAGAAGAGCAATGGTCAATTTGGCCGCTTCACAAAAAGGTTCCTGAAGGATGGAAGTTAGGAGACAAGAAAGGAAATAAGGAAGAGTGTTTGGAGTTTATTAAGTCGGTATGGATCGATATGCGCCCACTCTCTCTGAGAAAAAAAATGGATGGATATAAAGATAAGGTGGCAATCGCCGAGTTATCGGAGCAATAG
- the istB gene encoding IS21-like element helper ATPase IstB — translation MSSLSKRIQSSLVGLKMPRALEVLDHTLSQLEQGELTALEALDSLLNEEYSTREGRRIGVALTTARLTPIKTLESFDFTFQPSLDRDRIMALAELEFITRNEVVHFLGPPGTGKSHLATALGVAAVKAGKRVYRIALAHLIEALAKAEKEGRLTEKLRFFARTSLLIVDEIGYLPITNGGANLFFQLVNAKYEKGSMILTSNRGFAEWGEIFGDRVIATGLLDRLLHHAVVIQIKGASYRLRSHADLMPEHVRANASIAPPPPPKRRGRPPKKES, via the coding sequence ATGAGTTCGCTCAGTAAACGCATTCAGTCTTCACTGGTAGGCTTAAAAATGCCGCGGGCTTTAGAGGTGCTCGACCACACGCTGAGCCAATTGGAACAAGGGGAACTCACGGCCCTGGAGGCCCTGGATTCTCTGCTCAATGAAGAATATTCAACACGCGAGGGCCGCCGTATCGGCGTCGCCCTGACGACAGCGCGGCTTACTCCGATAAAAACACTGGAAAGCTTCGACTTTACCTTCCAGCCCTCGCTGGACAGGGATCGCATCATGGCTCTAGCCGAACTGGAGTTCATCACTCGCAATGAAGTGGTACACTTTCTCGGTCCACCTGGTACAGGAAAGAGCCATCTGGCAACTGCTCTTGGGGTTGCAGCCGTTAAAGCGGGTAAACGGGTGTATCGCATTGCTTTAGCTCACCTCATCGAAGCCTTGGCAAAAGCTGAAAAAGAAGGGCGGTTGACTGAGAAACTACGCTTCTTTGCACGAACTTCACTGCTAATCGTCGATGAAATCGGTTATCTGCCAATTACCAATGGGGGAGCAAACTTGTTCTTCCAGCTCGTCAATGCCAAATATGAAAAGGGATCCATGATCCTCACCTCAAACCGTGGCTTTGCGGAATGGGGTGAGATCTTTGGTGATCGCGTTATTGCCACAGGCCTTCTCGATCGGCTTTTGCATCATGCCGTCGTCATCCAGATCAAAGGTGCTAGTTATCGGTTGCGCAGCCATGCGGACCTCATGCCAGAGCACGTACGGGCTAACGCTTCAATAGCTCCACCTCCACCACCAAAACGACGCGGCAGGCCACCCAAAAAGGAGAGTTAG
- the istA gene encoding IS21 family transposase: MVNLGKIVMIHNLKQQGLSVSAIARKAGLDRKTVSKYLHQGLEAPVYGPRQRDGRVLEEYKGYLLERLERFPGLSARRLLRELKTLGFKGGYSTVTEYLRLIRPAPPHAFERRFETAPGQQAQVDFAEFQVAFTSEPDVVRKIFLFSMVLSNSRFLWGRYCANQKLETVLRCHIAAFEVFGGATLEVLYDRMKTAVLGEEPDGTVLFNPALVALLDHYGAQPDACQPYRAKTKGKVERPFRYIRQDFFLGRTFRDLDDLNAQFTRWCKEIANARVHATTNRVVGEVFGEEQPALIPLPAHPYDAVLLVERRVTRDGMVSVGGNLYSVPDTVKKRMVEVQHHPQEVRIYGHGQLIATHPVMEGKNQRRVDPCHRKAPPRATQRRRLAAEPTKHSGVNQRPLEFYEAVGQRLASTGGKP; this comes from the coding sequence GTGGTCAATCTAGGGAAGATCGTAATGATCCATAATTTGAAGCAGCAGGGACTGTCTGTAAGTGCCATAGCGCGCAAAGCCGGGCTGGATAGAAAGACGGTCAGCAAATACTTACACCAAGGCCTTGAAGCTCCTGTCTACGGCCCCCGCCAGCGTGACGGGCGTGTACTGGAGGAATACAAAGGCTATTTACTTGAGCGACTGGAGCGGTTTCCCGGTCTATCTGCCCGGCGCTTGCTTCGTGAGCTGAAGACACTGGGGTTTAAGGGCGGTTACTCCACTGTAACGGAATATCTTCGCCTGATCCGTCCAGCTCCTCCGCATGCATTTGAACGGCGCTTTGAGACAGCACCAGGCCAGCAGGCACAGGTAGATTTTGCTGAGTTTCAGGTGGCGTTCACCAGTGAACCAGATGTGGTGCGAAAAATCTTTTTGTTTTCAATGGTGCTGAGTAATTCACGGTTTTTGTGGGGGCGCTATTGTGCCAATCAAAAACTAGAGACAGTCCTGCGTTGTCATATCGCGGCCTTTGAGGTCTTCGGCGGAGCGACACTGGAAGTCCTGTATGATCGCATGAAGACAGCCGTTCTGGGAGAGGAGCCAGATGGCACTGTTCTTTTTAATCCTGCTCTTGTCGCTCTTCTGGACCATTATGGCGCTCAGCCGGATGCCTGCCAGCCCTACCGGGCCAAAACCAAGGGCAAGGTGGAGCGTCCATTTCGTTACATCCGGCAGGATTTCTTCCTTGGTCGTACGTTCCGCGATCTGGACGATCTTAATGCCCAGTTCACACGCTGGTGCAAGGAAATTGCCAATGCCCGTGTTCATGCCACCACCAACCGTGTGGTGGGCGAGGTCTTTGGAGAGGAACAGCCCGCTCTGATCCCTTTGCCAGCGCACCCTTATGATGCTGTTTTACTGGTGGAGCGGCGGGTCACGCGTGATGGCATGGTCTCCGTTGGAGGTAATCTTTATTCAGTGCCGGACACCGTTAAGAAACGGATGGTCGAAGTCCAGCATCACCCGCAAGAGGTGCGCATCTATGGACACGGTCAGCTCATCGCCACCCATCCGGTCATGGAGGGAAAGAACCAGCGCCGGGTTGATCCATGCCATCGCAAGGCTCCTCCACGGGCAACACAGCGCCGTCGTCTGGCTGCGGAGCCAACCAAACACAGCGGTGTAAACCAACGCCCACTGGAGTTCTATGAAGCGGTAGGCCAACGACTTGCCAGTACTGGAGGTAAGCCATGA
- a CDS encoding IS5 family transposase has translation MTTWPDYNASLCRRGDITVWIDKSVIEAWLAPASNRPGRPATYSDLAIEISLRVKSVFSLALRQTQGFVRSVFALLDLTLPVPDYSTVSRRTTGLNLSKVESDKTAGPATLVIDSTGVKMFGAGEWQETKHGTKKKRRKWRKLHLGLDLESGIIVCRELTEDTVGDPTVVPDLLEQIEGSIATFLGDGAYDGAATRQEIAARYDGVEVIIPPPKTAVPSPKAETVSAGCILPKSAG, from the coding sequence GTGACGACCTGGCCGGATTATAACGCGAGCTTGTGCCGCCGTGGTGACATCACGGTCTGGATTGACAAGAGCGTCATCGAAGCCTGGCTTGCCCCCGCAAGTAATCGACCCGGAAGACCCGCCACGTATTCGGACCTGGCCATTGAAATCAGTTTGCGCGTCAAGTCTGTGTTTAGTTTGGCTTTACGGCAAACACAGGGATTTGTTCGCTCTGTGTTCGCGTTGTTGGATCTGACCTTACCAGTTCCAGACTATAGCACGGTGTCGCGTCGAACTACTGGATTGAACCTTTCCAAAGTCGAGTCTGACAAGACTGCAGGCCCGGCCACCCTTGTAATCGATAGCACGGGCGTGAAGATGTTCGGGGCTGGTGAATGGCAGGAAACCAAGCATGGAACCAAGAAAAAACGCAGAAAATGGCGAAAACTTCATCTTGGCCTGGATTTGGAAAGCGGGATCATCGTCTGCCGTGAACTGACGGAGGATACGGTTGGCGATCCAACTGTTGTGCCGGATCTACTGGAGCAGATCGAGGGTTCTATTGCCACGTTTCTTGGCGATGGAGCTTATGACGGAGCTGCGACAAGACAGGAAATAGCAGCTCGCTATGACGGTGTCGAGGTCATCATACCGCCGCCCAAAACAGCCGTCCCCAGCCCTAAGGCTGAGACTGTCAGTGCTGGATGTATTCTCCCCAAAAGCGCTGGTTGA
- a CDS encoding alpha/beta fold hydrolase, which yields MSNLGEPLVCWKKSRNPRIRLICFPYAGGGSFMYKDWAKYIPDDVELLAVDLRGRGGRFNERLSADINTHINDILVNYGHLNELPLIVFGHSMGGLLGFEFSRAVKERLGHEILHFFPSASRAPQLPRVMDVTYNLSDDDFLSKLGESDGLPREIFESSELRDIFLPILRSDVRLCEVYCFEGATLLECPISVIGGTMDQGVLRHELETWREHTTKDTCLHLISAGHFYVDTHRLQVINIIMKQIGSTSIL from the coding sequence ATGAGTAATTTGGGCGAACCTCTTGTTTGCTGGAAAAAGAGCCGCAACCCTCGAATTAGATTAATTTGCTTTCCATACGCAGGAGGAGGTTCATTTATGTATAAGGATTGGGCAAAGTACATACCTGATGATGTGGAACTATTAGCTGTAGATTTGCGTGGCCGTGGAGGTAGATTTAATGAACGCTTGTCTGCAGATATAAACACGCATATCAATGATATCCTTGTAAACTATGGGCATCTTAATGAGCTGCCTCTAATCGTTTTTGGGCACAGCATGGGAGGCTTACTTGGCTTTGAGTTCTCCCGCGCTGTGAAAGAGAGGCTAGGACACGAAATTTTACACTTCTTCCCTTCAGCCTCAAGGGCCCCGCAGTTACCTCGCGTCATGGATGTGACATACAATTTGTCTGATGACGACTTTTTAAGTAAGCTTGGCGAAAGTGACGGTCTTCCAAGAGAGATCTTCGAAAGCAGTGAGTTACGAGATATTTTCTTACCGATCTTGAGGTCTGATGTGCGATTGTGTGAAGTCTATTGCTTTGAAGGCGCAACTCTCCTTGAGTGCCCCATATCTGTCATCGGAGGAACAATGGATCAGGGTGTACTGCGCCACGAGTTAGAAACTTGGCGAGAACACACTACAAAAGATACTTGCTTGCACCTTATTTCAGCTGGGCATTTCTATGTTGATACACATAGGCTGCAAGTAATTAACATCATTATGAAACAAATTGGCTCTACTTCCATTCTGTAG